In the Wyeomyia smithii strain HCP4-BCI-WySm-NY-G18 chromosome 2, ASM2978416v1, whole genome shotgun sequence genome, one interval contains:
- the LOC129723148 gene encoding nose resistant to fluoxetine protein 6-like, which yields MAGNLRMLLSYLLLLNGCSVLGSLAGPDKYGYIAPLFEYDNYSACRRQQPALYCIAKVVIEPVPEVYNSSRIIASPRKNVLERGVCVNQCVSEVAALNESEQQRLFQPKVNVSYMYTMSIFWQAEVEHHIHQYGNIVNICINNRLEQKHNIVAYSELEYCIDDKAAANADLDWAKIAFATVLLALLVTFLITNVMDLLGNDQLRNQNIVSSFSIRRNLVQFLREPKTEIARDFAYIDGLRVLICSCVLLSHCLLSAKFTPISNPETFVQLYYNPITLIIVTPLAMLVKIFFTISGLLLTVNVLKDYKTKPQTIGWYYFCTKFVHRLIRLLPVYYFFLLHTTVYDWFPGVDVGIIGYKTLTMERLLCRQYWWSNALFLNNLPIMVGQCFGHTWYIGTDVQLFAGGLLILALCIKWPAAAKPLLSAMLVISALFVSSMVNYGGIEPVFVDRFSDAQFMYMKTRYFREMYQPSYTNMGCTVAGIMIGFLYHNIKNNGLDLKSSQVYKIIKWISVPISIATVVIAPIFYEYEVNLDSPWVPFYSIFYVYFSVILTSVWIVDGFQEPQSSVRRFLGSRSMAAVGKLSYCAYLLHPTLMRIFSLSPLMPDLPVEFTVGSLFGTWLGVTIGSYLVGAVFYFCLEQPMSLLLRTLYVQYCSQKKKL from the exons ATGGCGGGTAATCTGCGTATGCTGCTTTCCTACTTGCTGCTGTTGAATGGATGTTCAGTGTTGGGGTCGCTTGCTGGACCCGATAAGTATGGTTACATTGCACCGCTCTTCGAGTATGATAATTACAGTGCTTGTCGCCGTCAACAACCGGCGCTTTACTGCATTGCCAAGGTAGTCATCGAGCCGGTTCCAGAGGTGTAT AATTCGAGTCGTATCATCGCTAGTCCTAGAAAAAATGTGTTGGAAAGAGGCGTTTGTGTTAACCAGTGTGTATCGGAGGTAGCCGCACTGAATGAATCGGAACAGCAAAGACTGTTTCAACCGAAAGTGAATGTTTCGTATATG TACACGATGTCCATATTTTGGCAAGCAGAAGTCGAACACCACATTCATCAGTACGGAAATATCGTAAACATTTGCATCAACAATCGACTGGAGCAAAAACACAACATAGTGGCATACTCCGAACTGGAGTACTGCATCGATGACAAGGCAGCTGCAAATGCAGACTTAG ACTGGGCTAAGATTGCATTTGCCACAGTGCTGCTGGCGTTGCTCGTAACGTTTCTGATCACTAATGTCATGGATCTACTAGGAAATGACCAGCTGAGAA ATCAAAACATCGTGTCAAGTTTTTCCATCCGACGGAATCTGGTCCAATTTTTACGAGAGCCAAAGACGGAGATTGCTCGCGATTTTGCCTATATAGACGGTCTTCGGGTGCTGATCTGTTCCTGCGTTCTACTATCCCATTGTCTACTTTCGGCGAAATTCACACCAATTTCGAATCCTGAAACTTTCGTGCAATTATACTATAATCCCATAACATTGATCATCGTAACACCACTAGCTATGCTCGTGAAAATATTCTTCACTATTTCGGGTCTCCTGTTAACGGTTAATGTTTTGAAGGACTACAAAACGAAACCTCAAACAATTGGGTGGTATTATTTCTGTACTAAATTTGTGCATCGTTTGATTCGATTATTGCCGGTGTACTACTTCTTCTTGCTGCATACCACAGTCTACGACTGGTTTCCTGGAGTTGACGTAGGAATCATAGGCTACAAAACGCTAACGATGGAGCGGCTGTTGTGTCGGCAGTATTGGTGGAGCAATGCTTTGTTTCTTAACAATTTACCGATTATGGTAGGACAGTGCTTCGGACACACGTGGTACATAGGTACGGACGTGCAACTGTTTGCCGGGGGGCTTTTGATTTTAGCTTTGTGCATCAAATGGCCTGCCGCAGCGAAGCCACTGTTGAGCGCGATGTTGGTCATTTCTGCACTGTTCGTGTCGAGTATGGTGAACTATGGTGGAATTGAACCAGTTTTCGTGGATAGATTCAG CGATGCCCAGTTTATGTACATGAAAACGCGCTATTTCCGAGAGATGTACCAACCAAGTTATACGAACATGGGCTGTACGGTTGCTGGCATAATGATCGGTTTTCTTTACCACAACATCAAAAACAACGGACTTGATTTGAAAAGTTCACAG GTATACAAAATAATCAAGTGGATTTCCGTTCCAATATCAATTGCTACGGTAGTGATTGCTCCAATTTTCTACGAATATGAAGTGAATCTAGATTCACCGTGGGTACCGTTTTACTCCatcttttatgtttatttttccgtAATTTTGACCAGCGTATGGATAGTTGACGGATTTCAGGAACCTCAAA GCAGCGTACGTCGGTTTCTCGGTTCCCGATCGATGGCAGCCGTGGGTAAACTGTCGTATTGTGCATACCTGTTGCACCCAACGCTAATGCGGATCTTTAGTCTGTCACCTCTCATGCCAGATTTGCCGGTGGAATTCACCGTAGGATCACTGTTCGGCACCTGGTTGGGCGTTACCATCGGTTCCTATCTGGTCGGAGCAGTATTCTACTTCTGCTTAGAGCAACCGATGAGTTTGCTGCTGCGAACTTTGTATGTTCAGTACTGCAGCCAGAAAAAGAAACTGTGA
- the LOC129723144 gene encoding nose resistant to fluoxetine protein 6-like isoform X2, whose translation MQQYHRMPKLSELDNYDQCLQEMPTDRIATYCMVRLVIKPDNRSDVWRIIEDFSSDRKRHYDHRHLARGVCVDHCKQLVKGFSNSTKEALRVKKFDIDFAYTFDTAVFKDTQLNRERYGDLLDVCLNYKLNQTHQLKAYTEIEVCSNNNEITEYDWLDILFLVVLLSAISLTVFSSWYDASTNTKQNDAHYKTNLDSRKKMIGVSFSILRNWYRLTSRSQDTLSKQLRFFQPIRFITMNLVILGHAALLYNVFSTQNTAEAEMAYHNIFTMLSTGGVQFTQTFFVMSGFLLAVHIMLHAGQRKEKLGFLYFLRAIFLRYIRLTPVYAFIILLHSTWLAKFNDGPLWKHGTDTERSFCRSNWWTNLLYVNNYVNANQPCVQQGWYLGCDFQLFAVGVLLMIIINRFRKFTVSILVTAVMGSYVIPALFVYYQKLEGVFLVTLEAQRFVFWFDDLYLKAYIPFHVNIGNYLAGIIAGLLFLYLQEKNINVAKKMWFCILWYLTYPVALFSLMIHYMFYVYDFEKPSIWMAIYFPLMKHSWGLFVGIVFLGFMHGIAPPLSRILDHRIFEPLGRISYAAYLCHVFVMRVVFLPNRSPYYFSPMALLTSTGASVVLSYLMAICLCLLLELPFSAFQKQLVGPLQSKPPSQDDLANITTNVHNNSAT comes from the exons A TGCAGCAGTACCACCGAATGCCAAAACTCTCCGAGCTGGATAATTACGACCAATGCTTGCAGGAAATGCCAACCGACCGGATAGCCACCTATTGTATGGTTCGTTTGGTCATCAAACCCGACAACCGCTCCGATGTCTGGCGAATAATTGAG GACTTTTCGAGCGATCGAAAACGGCACTACGATCATCGACATCTCGCCCGGGGAGTTTGCGTAGATCATTGTAAGCAATTAGTGAAAGGATTTTCTAACAGCACCAAAGAAGCCTTGCGTGTAAAAAAGTTTGACATTGATTTTGCA TACACATTTGATACGGCAGTTTTCAAGGATACGCAGCTTAATAGGGAACGTTACGGAGATCTTCTTGATGTTTGCTTGAATTACAAACTAAACCAGACACATCAACTGAAAGCGTACACTGAAATAGAAGTTTGCAGTAACAACAACGAAATAACCGAATATG ATTGGTTGGACATACTGTTTCTGGTTGTTTTACTATCTGCTATCAGTCTTACGGTATTCTCCAGTTGGTATGACGCAAGTACCAATACAAAGCAAAATGATGCGCATTACAAAACGAACCTAGATTCTAGAA AGAAAATGATTGGCGTGTCCTTCTCCATCCTTCGAAATTGGTATCGATTGACGTCCCGCTCACAGGATACGCTGAGCAAACAGCTGAGATTTTTTCAACCGATTCGTTTTATCACCATGAATCTCGTTATCTTGGGTCACGCAGCACTTTTGTATAACGTTTTCTCCACCCAAAATACCGCCGAAGCGGAGATG GCGTACCATAACATTTTCACCATGCTTTCCACTGGTGGCGTACAGTTTACCCAGACCTTTTTTGTTATGAGCGGATTTTTGCTGGCGGTACACATTATGTTACATGCAGGTCAACGCAAGGAGAAACTGGGTTTTCTGTACTTTCTGAGAGCCATTTTCTTACGGTACATTCGACTAACACCGGTCTATGCCTTTATAATATTGCTGCATTCCACATGGCTGGCAAAATTTAACGATGGACCACTTTGGAAGCACGGAACAGACACTGAGCGGAGTTTCTGCCGAAGCAACTGGTGGACGAATTTACTATACGTAAACAATTATGTTAATGCCAATCAACCC TGCGTTCAGCAAGGCTGGTACCTCGGATGtgattttcaactttttgctGTTGGTGTTCTTTTAATGATTATAATCAACAGATTTCGTAAATTTACCGTTTCCATCCTTGTAACAGCAGTCATGGGATCCTATGTGATACCAGCGTTATTTGTCTACTATCAAAAGCTGGAAGGAGTGTTTCTAGTAACGCTTGA AGCCCAGCGATTCGTTTTTTGGTTCGATGATTTGTACCTAAAGGCGTACATCCCCTTTCACGTCAACATTGGTAATTACTTAGCTGGGATAATAGCAggtttattatttttgtatttacaaGAGAAAAACATAAACGTCGCCAAGAAGATG TGGTTCTGTATTCTATGGTATCTGACATATCCAGTTGCATTATTCAGTCTAATGATACACTACATGTTCTACGTATACGATTTCGAAAAACCCTCGATCTGGATGGCTATCTATTTTCCGCTGATGAAACATTCGTGGGGATTGTTCGTTGGCATtgtttttctcggtttcatgcACGGAATCGCGCCTCCACTGAGTCGAATTTTGGACCACAGGATATTTGAACCGCTGGGAAGAATTAGCTACGCTGCTTACCTGTGCCACGTTTTTGTGATGCGGGTAGTTTTTCTTCCCAATCGATCTCCGTATTATTTCAGTCCCATGGCACTG CTCACTTCTACGGGTGCATCAGTTGTGCTTTCATATCTGATGGCGATATGTTTATGTTTACTGTTGGAGTTACCTTTTTCCGCCTTCCAGAAACAGCTCGTGGGACCATTGCAGA GCAAACCACCCAGTCAAGATGACTTGGCCAATATCACTACAAATGTTCACAACAATTCAGCAACATAG
- the LOC129723144 gene encoding nose resistant to fluoxetine protein 6-like isoform X1 encodes MAGWVILCSFVLGLLVTVAASGDFIELQQYHRMPKLSELDNYDQCLQEMPTDRIATYCMVRLVIKPDNRSDVWRIIEDFSSDRKRHYDHRHLARGVCVDHCKQLVKGFSNSTKEALRVKKFDIDFAYTFDTAVFKDTQLNRERYGDLLDVCLNYKLNQTHQLKAYTEIEVCSNNNEITEYDWLDILFLVVLLSAISLTVFSSWYDASTNTKQNDAHYKTNLDSRKKMIGVSFSILRNWYRLTSRSQDTLSKQLRFFQPIRFITMNLVILGHAALLYNVFSTQNTAEAEMAYHNIFTMLSTGGVQFTQTFFVMSGFLLAVHIMLHAGQRKEKLGFLYFLRAIFLRYIRLTPVYAFIILLHSTWLAKFNDGPLWKHGTDTERSFCRSNWWTNLLYVNNYVNANQPCVQQGWYLGCDFQLFAVGVLLMIIINRFRKFTVSILVTAVMGSYVIPALFVYYQKLEGVFLVTLEAQRFVFWFDDLYLKAYIPFHVNIGNYLAGIIAGLLFLYLQEKNINVAKKMWFCILWYLTYPVALFSLMIHYMFYVYDFEKPSIWMAIYFPLMKHSWGLFVGIVFLGFMHGIAPPLSRILDHRIFEPLGRISYAAYLCHVFVMRVVFLPNRSPYYFSPMALLTSTGASVVLSYLMAICLCLLLELPFSAFQKQLVGPLQSKPPSQDDLANITTNVHNNSAT; translated from the exons ATGGCTGGCTGGGTGATATTGTGTTCCTTCGTGTTAGGGCTACTGGTGACTGTTGCTGCCAGTGGAGATTTCATTGAAC TGCAGCAGTACCACCGAATGCCAAAACTCTCCGAGCTGGATAATTACGACCAATGCTTGCAGGAAATGCCAACCGACCGGATAGCCACCTATTGTATGGTTCGTTTGGTCATCAAACCCGACAACCGCTCCGATGTCTGGCGAATAATTGAG GACTTTTCGAGCGATCGAAAACGGCACTACGATCATCGACATCTCGCCCGGGGAGTTTGCGTAGATCATTGTAAGCAATTAGTGAAAGGATTTTCTAACAGCACCAAAGAAGCCTTGCGTGTAAAAAAGTTTGACATTGATTTTGCA TACACATTTGATACGGCAGTTTTCAAGGATACGCAGCTTAATAGGGAACGTTACGGAGATCTTCTTGATGTTTGCTTGAATTACAAACTAAACCAGACACATCAACTGAAAGCGTACACTGAAATAGAAGTTTGCAGTAACAACAACGAAATAACCGAATATG ATTGGTTGGACATACTGTTTCTGGTTGTTTTACTATCTGCTATCAGTCTTACGGTATTCTCCAGTTGGTATGACGCAAGTACCAATACAAAGCAAAATGATGCGCATTACAAAACGAACCTAGATTCTAGAA AGAAAATGATTGGCGTGTCCTTCTCCATCCTTCGAAATTGGTATCGATTGACGTCCCGCTCACAGGATACGCTGAGCAAACAGCTGAGATTTTTTCAACCGATTCGTTTTATCACCATGAATCTCGTTATCTTGGGTCACGCAGCACTTTTGTATAACGTTTTCTCCACCCAAAATACCGCCGAAGCGGAGATG GCGTACCATAACATTTTCACCATGCTTTCCACTGGTGGCGTACAGTTTACCCAGACCTTTTTTGTTATGAGCGGATTTTTGCTGGCGGTACACATTATGTTACATGCAGGTCAACGCAAGGAGAAACTGGGTTTTCTGTACTTTCTGAGAGCCATTTTCTTACGGTACATTCGACTAACACCGGTCTATGCCTTTATAATATTGCTGCATTCCACATGGCTGGCAAAATTTAACGATGGACCACTTTGGAAGCACGGAACAGACACTGAGCGGAGTTTCTGCCGAAGCAACTGGTGGACGAATTTACTATACGTAAACAATTATGTTAATGCCAATCAACCC TGCGTTCAGCAAGGCTGGTACCTCGGATGtgattttcaactttttgctGTTGGTGTTCTTTTAATGATTATAATCAACAGATTTCGTAAATTTACCGTTTCCATCCTTGTAACAGCAGTCATGGGATCCTATGTGATACCAGCGTTATTTGTCTACTATCAAAAGCTGGAAGGAGTGTTTCTAGTAACGCTTGA AGCCCAGCGATTCGTTTTTTGGTTCGATGATTTGTACCTAAAGGCGTACATCCCCTTTCACGTCAACATTGGTAATTACTTAGCTGGGATAATAGCAggtttattatttttgtatttacaaGAGAAAAACATAAACGTCGCCAAGAAGATG TGGTTCTGTATTCTATGGTATCTGACATATCCAGTTGCATTATTCAGTCTAATGATACACTACATGTTCTACGTATACGATTTCGAAAAACCCTCGATCTGGATGGCTATCTATTTTCCGCTGATGAAACATTCGTGGGGATTGTTCGTTGGCATtgtttttctcggtttcatgcACGGAATCGCGCCTCCACTGAGTCGAATTTTGGACCACAGGATATTTGAACCGCTGGGAAGAATTAGCTACGCTGCTTACCTGTGCCACGTTTTTGTGATGCGGGTAGTTTTTCTTCCCAATCGATCTCCGTATTATTTCAGTCCCATGGCACTG CTCACTTCTACGGGTGCATCAGTTGTGCTTTCATATCTGATGGCGATATGTTTATGTTTACTGTTGGAGTTACCTTTTTCCGCCTTCCAGAAACAGCTCGTGGGACCATTGCAGA GCAAACCACCCAGTCAAGATGACTTGGCCAATATCACTACAAATGTTCACAACAATTCAGCAACATAG